A part of Cottoperca gobio chromosome 4, fCotGob3.1, whole genome shotgun sequence genomic DNA contains:
- the mmachc gene encoding cyanocobalamin reductase / alkylcobalamin dealkylase isoform X1, producing MAASTANVEGITGLLNECLSKVGFEVYPLKVGWYNSVLPPTLRLAYPDNSLAVVLLSTPAMFEQAFLPFMEEKGCQVMSDPIDQCVKHSVSSAVSQCFPGQEVDVRYDYEMLPSRKPKFLAQTAAHVSGAAFYYQQSDVRDQPWAEKKMFGVCVHPRFGGWFAIRALLVFGGVTIDSEMVQPLPPDCVPSRESKIELLEAFNFHWQDWSYRDIVRPVQIYSQKQKDYFSTLPAERFALLQTWGFLPRESDQPDLTSDAQSQVAGHG from the exons ATGGCGGCTTCCACTGCCAATGTGGAAGGTATAACAGGACTGTTAAATGAATGTTTATCAAAGGTTGGATTTGAAGTCTACCCTCTAAAG GTTGGTTGGTATAACTCTGTGCTGCCTCCCACCCTGCGCCTGGCTTACCCCGATAACAGCCTGGCTGTGGTGTTGCTCAGCACTCCTGCTATGTTTGAACAAGCCTTCCTGCCCTTCATGGAGGAGAAAGGCTGCCAGGTGATGTCTGACCCCATAGACCAGTGTGTCAAACACAgcgtctcctctgctgtctcccaG TGTTTCccaggacaggaagtggacGTGAGATATGACTACGAGATGCTGCCCAGCAGGAAGCCGAAGTTCTTGGCGCAGACTGCGGCTCACGTGTCTGGAGCAGCTTTCTACTACCAACAGTCTGATGTCAGAGACCAACCCTGGGCTGAAAAA AAGATGttcggagtgtgtgtgcatccgAGGTTCGGGGGCTGGTTTGCCATCAGAGCCCTGTTAGTGTTCGGAGGTGTGACGATAGATTCTGAGATGGTGCAGCCTCTTCCTCCTGACTGTGTGCCTTCCAGAGAGAGCAAGATTGAGCTGCTAGAGGCTTTTAACTTTCACTGGCAG GACTGGAGTTACAGAGACATCGTCCGTCCAGTTCAGATTTACTCTCAGAAACAGAAGGACTACTTTTCCACTCTTCCTGCTGAGCGGTTTGCTCTGCTTCAGACTTGGGGCTTCCTGCCGAGGGAAAGCGATCAACCTGATTTGACGTCCGACGCACAGAGCCAGGTCGCCGGACATGGctga
- the mmachc gene encoding cyanocobalamin reductase / alkylcobalamin dealkylase isoform X2 yields the protein MQQWRLPLPMWKVGWYNSVLPPTLRLAYPDNSLAVVLLSTPAMFEQAFLPFMEEKGCQVMSDPIDQCVKHSVSSAVSQCFPGQEVDVRYDYEMLPSRKPKFLAQTAAHVSGAAFYYQQSDVRDQPWAEKKMFGVCVHPRFGGWFAIRALLVFGGVTIDSEMVQPLPPDCVPSRESKIELLEAFNFHWQDWSYRDIVRPVQIYSQKQKDYFSTLPAERFALLQTWGFLPRESDQPDLTSDAQSQVAGHG from the exons ATGCAACAATGGCGGCTTCCACTGCCAATGTGGAAG GTTGGTTGGTATAACTCTGTGCTGCCTCCCACCCTGCGCCTGGCTTACCCCGATAACAGCCTGGCTGTGGTGTTGCTCAGCACTCCTGCTATGTTTGAACAAGCCTTCCTGCCCTTCATGGAGGAGAAAGGCTGCCAGGTGATGTCTGACCCCATAGACCAGTGTGTCAAACACAgcgtctcctctgctgtctcccaG TGTTTCccaggacaggaagtggacGTGAGATATGACTACGAGATGCTGCCCAGCAGGAAGCCGAAGTTCTTGGCGCAGACTGCGGCTCACGTGTCTGGAGCAGCTTTCTACTACCAACAGTCTGATGTCAGAGACCAACCCTGGGCTGAAAAA AAGATGttcggagtgtgtgtgcatccgAGGTTCGGGGGCTGGTTTGCCATCAGAGCCCTGTTAGTGTTCGGAGGTGTGACGATAGATTCTGAGATGGTGCAGCCTCTTCCTCCTGACTGTGTGCCTTCCAGAGAGAGCAAGATTGAGCTGCTAGAGGCTTTTAACTTTCACTGGCAG GACTGGAGTTACAGAGACATCGTCCGTCCAGTTCAGATTTACTCTCAGAAACAGAAGGACTACTTTTCCACTCTTCCTGCTGAGCGGTTTGCTCTGCTTCAGACTTGGGGCTTCCTGCCGAGGGAAAGCGATCAACCTGATTTGACGTCCGACGCACAGAGCCAGGTCGCCGGACATGGctga
- the LOC115006725 gene encoding peripheral-type benzodiazepine receptor-associated protein 1 isoform X1, with protein MYKEDIPHWPRDTTLGNQFNSDMNWDNQLSSILSVADGRVAKMRERLTSPGKFAKGGEDFFPTRERIHDSDLCSPALPPRAPLLRQPSPSLSPTVQWADLAAIQSQLQIQSQAIESLTQKLRDVERERQSQQCHIQTLQEEVHGLREEQRQRGQSPGAERRMEQWRREVGRELSSLRGHITRATSLGNLEESFSSKLHREELEHLRREVDLLKTQLRRQGEDVFLQQAEARRQYEHGCKTLEELTDSYRSHSTELAKTVSQYSHTQQEVRLIRTTVSELTEEVRRLILKERQPTPLLAAHTSGASPLSLPGSPSRAVRVEEADSDSEDFSPTPSLAEVSSDDLSWLEDKDPAFHQKPRVRLSVQSRRSDFAGPASDLEDER; from the exons atgtataaagaggaTATTCCCCACTGGCCTAGAGATACGACTCTGGGAAATCAA TTCAACTCTGACATGAACTGGGACAATCAGCTGAGCTCTATCCTGTCAGTGGCAGATGGCAGAGTTGCAAAGATGAGG GAGAGACTGACGTCACCGGGGAAATTCGCCAAAGGAGGAGAAG atTTCTTCCCAACAAGGGAGAGGATTCATGATTCAGATTTGtgctctcctgctcttcctcctcgaGCCCCCCTTCTCCGACAGCCTTCCCCGTCTCTCAGTCCTACAGTTCAGTGGGCAGACCTAGCTGCTATCCAGTCACAACTCCAGATACAGAGCCAG GCGATTGAGTCTCTCACCCAGAAACTCCGTGAcgtggaaagagagagacagtctcAACAATGTCACATCCAGACGCTACAAG AGGAGGTACACGGGCTGCGTGAGGAGCAGAGGCAGAGGGGACAAAGtccaggagcagagagaaggatggagcagtggaggagagaggttggACGTGAGCTGAGCAGTCTGCGGGGACACATCACCAGAGCCACGTCGCTAGGCAACCTAGAGGAGAG tTTCAGCTCTAAGCTGCACCGAGAGGAGCTGGAGCACCTGCGGAGGGAGGTGGACCTACTGAAGACACAGCTAA GAAGACAGGGGGAGGACGTGTTCCTCCAGCAGGCAGAGGCCAGGAGGCAGTACGAGCACGGCTGCAAG aCGCTGGAGGAGCTGACAGACAGCTACAGATCTCACAGCACTGAGCTGGCAAAGACCGTCTCTCAgtactctcacacacaacaaGAGGTCCGCCtgatcag AACAACTGTATCAGAACTGACGGAGGAGGTCAGGAGACTTATTCTCAAAGAACGTCAACCAACACCTTTGCTGGCAGCGCACACATCAG GGGCATCACCGCTCTCGCTCCCTGGCAGCCCCAGTCGAGCGGTCAGAGTTGAGGAGGCGGATTCTGACTCGGAAGACTTCAGCCCGACCCCGAGCCTGGCTGAGGTCAGCTCCGATGATCTGTCATGGCTTGAGGACAAAGACCCTG CTTTTCATCAGAAGCCGCGAGTGCGTCTGAGCGTTCAGTCCAGACGGAGCGACTTTGCTGGTCCGGCATCAGATCTGGAGGACgaacgatga
- the LOC115006725 gene encoding peripheral-type benzodiazepine receptor-associated protein 1 isoform X2: MNWDNQLSSILSVADGRVAKMRERLTSPGKFAKGGEDFFPTRERIHDSDLCSPALPPRAPLLRQPSPSLSPTVQWADLAAIQSQLQIQSQAIESLTQKLRDVERERQSQQCHIQTLQEEVHGLREEQRQRGQSPGAERRMEQWRREVGRELSSLRGHITRATSLGNLEESFSSKLHREELEHLRREVDLLKTQLRRQGEDVFLQQAEARRQYEHGCKTLEELTDSYRSHSTELAKTVSQYSHTQQEVRLIRTTVSELTEEVRRLILKERQPTPLLAAHTSGASPLSLPGSPSRAVRVEEADSDSEDFSPTPSLAEVSSDDLSWLEDKDPAFHQKPRVRLSVQSRRSDFAGPASDLEDER, from the exons ATGAACTGGGACAATCAGCTGAGCTCTATCCTGTCAGTGGCAGATGGCAGAGTTGCAAAGATGAGG GAGAGACTGACGTCACCGGGGAAATTCGCCAAAGGAGGAGAAG atTTCTTCCCAACAAGGGAGAGGATTCATGATTCAGATTTGtgctctcctgctcttcctcctcgaGCCCCCCTTCTCCGACAGCCTTCCCCGTCTCTCAGTCCTACAGTTCAGTGGGCAGACCTAGCTGCTATCCAGTCACAACTCCAGATACAGAGCCAG GCGATTGAGTCTCTCACCCAGAAACTCCGTGAcgtggaaagagagagacagtctcAACAATGTCACATCCAGACGCTACAAG AGGAGGTACACGGGCTGCGTGAGGAGCAGAGGCAGAGGGGACAAAGtccaggagcagagagaaggatggagcagtggaggagagaggttggACGTGAGCTGAGCAGTCTGCGGGGACACATCACCAGAGCCACGTCGCTAGGCAACCTAGAGGAGAG tTTCAGCTCTAAGCTGCACCGAGAGGAGCTGGAGCACCTGCGGAGGGAGGTGGACCTACTGAAGACACAGCTAA GAAGACAGGGGGAGGACGTGTTCCTCCAGCAGGCAGAGGCCAGGAGGCAGTACGAGCACGGCTGCAAG aCGCTGGAGGAGCTGACAGACAGCTACAGATCTCACAGCACTGAGCTGGCAAAGACCGTCTCTCAgtactctcacacacaacaaGAGGTCCGCCtgatcag AACAACTGTATCAGAACTGACGGAGGAGGTCAGGAGACTTATTCTCAAAGAACGTCAACCAACACCTTTGCTGGCAGCGCACACATCAG GGGCATCACCGCTCTCGCTCCCTGGCAGCCCCAGTCGAGCGGTCAGAGTTGAGGAGGCGGATTCTGACTCGGAAGACTTCAGCCCGACCCCGAGCCTGGCTGAGGTCAGCTCCGATGATCTGTCATGGCTTGAGGACAAAGACCCTG CTTTTCATCAGAAGCCGCGAGTGCGTCTGAGCGTTCAGTCCAGACGGAGCGACTTTGCTGGTCCGGCATCAGATCTGGAGGACgaacgatga
- the LOC115006727 gene encoding sialidase-like: MMEAKLRIALCALLLINLGSAEHNDDHAAASSAPQSALVGEESPEAAGSVLGSSLDLILNATTAPSLDGSDTNTSSRGTPSLNTTTEGETNSVTPEPKTSNDTNIVSLSEAAVAENNGNLTDQSTSQPPIPLSGSHAPPSHAPPSHAPTSHAPTSHATPSPTTGPTHTTHPTSVDTPTTPQPTTAHAEPPLPDSVTPSNQPTHSATHSSTPVPTPEPLKPETITTAIIAQTSSTPNTSSSQVPPNSESPALTSPQTTSQSNEHPETSSEAHQKHTIDPPSSPTAQAKPHADTPSQLNVGGDPIMVHDSPTLDPLLAGLVSAFIITAVIITLLLFLKLRRRDNRPEFRRLQDLPMDDMMEDTPLSMYSY; encoded by the exons ATGATGACCATGCCGCTGCCTCCTCTGCTCCACAAAGTGCTCTTGTTGGCGAGGAGTCTCCTGAGGCTGCCGGCTCTGTGCTTGGTTCAAGCCTGGACCTCATCCTTAATGCCACTACTGCACCTTCACTGGATGGCtcggacacaaacacaagttcAAGAGGCACCCCCAGTTTGAACACAACTACAGAAGGGGAAACCAACTCTGTGACACCGGAACCAAAGACAAGTAATG ATACCAacattgtctctctctcagaggcTGCCGTTGCTGAAAACAATGGAAACCTAACAGATCAATCGACATCTCAGCCTCCAATTCCTCTTTCTGGGAGCCACGCCCCCCCCTCTCACGCCCCACCCTCTCACGCCCCCACCTCTCACGCCCCCACCTCTCACGCCACCCCTTCACCCACCACcggccccacacacacaactcacccTACCAGTGTAGACACACCGACCACCCCGCAACCCACAACAGCTCACGCTGAACCTCCACTTCCTGACTCCGTTACACCATCCAACCAGCCCACTCACAGCGCCACACACTCATCTACTCCTGTCCCAACACCTGAGCCACTAAAGCCTGAAACCATCACTACTGCTATCATCGCGCAAACCAGTTCAACACCCAACACCAGCTCCTCTCAAGTGCCCCCCAATTCCGAGTCGCCGGCGCTCACGTCTCCACAAACGACTTCACAGTCCAACGAACATCCCGAGACCTCCAGCGAAGCCCACCAAAAGCACACCATCGACCCGCCTAGCAGCCCCACCGCCCAGGCCAAACCCCATGCTGACACACCCTCCCAGCTCAACGTTGGGGGTGACC cGATCATGGTCCATGACTCTCCCACATTAGACCCCCTCCTGGCTGGCCTGGTGTCAGCCTTCATCATCactgctgtcatcatcactctgctcctcttcctcaaaCTGCGCCGGAGAGACAACCGACCAGAGTTTCGCAGGCTGCAGGATCTACCTATG GACGATATGATGGAGGACACACCGTTGTCCATGTACAGCTACTGA